The following coding sequences lie in one Angustibacter luteus genomic window:
- a CDS encoding Fpg/Nei family DNA glycosylase yields the protein MPELPEVESARAVIAELALGRRIVDVDDTDTYECRPHRPGDIRAAMVGRRLTAAHRRGKTMWCETSGAGRSRTPGPVLGLHLGMSGKIVAVAPDGQENDGGDYWQRGREQGDQRFTRFALSFADGGGLLLVDPRRLGRVRLDPDVEGLGPDAAEVTWEEFRALLSRGTAPVKARLLDQNALAGVGNLLADQLLWHARVDPRRPVDSLTRPQVRRLYEAVHATIAEAVAGGGVHTLEVVPFRKAGARCPRCGAAMQRGTVGTRTTWWCSREQR from the coding sequence GTGCCCGAGCTGCCCGAGGTCGAGTCCGCCCGTGCGGTGATCGCCGAGCTCGCGCTCGGGCGCCGGATCGTGGACGTGGACGACACCGACACGTACGAGTGCCGACCGCACCGACCGGGCGACATCCGGGCGGCGATGGTGGGCCGCCGCCTGACCGCCGCGCACCGGCGCGGGAAGACGATGTGGTGCGAGACGTCGGGGGCGGGGCGCTCCCGCACGCCGGGACCGGTCCTCGGCCTGCACCTGGGGATGTCCGGCAAGATCGTGGCGGTCGCGCCGGACGGCCAGGAGAACGACGGTGGTGACTACTGGCAGCGTGGCCGCGAGCAGGGCGACCAGCGGTTCACCCGGTTCGCGCTGTCGTTCGCCGACGGCGGCGGCCTGCTGCTCGTCGACCCGCGTCGGCTTGGCCGGGTGCGGCTCGACCCGGACGTCGAGGGGCTCGGCCCGGACGCCGCCGAGGTGACCTGGGAGGAGTTCCGGGCGCTGCTCAGCCGCGGCACCGCGCCGGTGAAGGCGCGCCTGCTCGATCAGAACGCGCTGGCCGGGGTCGGGAACCTGCTGGCCGACCAGCTGCTGTGGCACGCGCGGGTCGATCCCCGTCGTCCGGTCGACTCGCTGACCCGCCCCCAGGTTCGCCGCCTCTACGAAGCGGTGCACGCCACGATCGCCGAGGCCGTGGCGGGTGGCGGCGTGCACACGCTGGAGGTGGTGCCGTTCCGCAAGGCCGGGGCGCGGTGCCCGCGGTGCGGGGCGGCGATGCAGCGGGGCACTGTCGGTACCCGCACCACGTGGTGGTGCTCGCGCGAGCAGCGCTGA
- a CDS encoding MerR family transcriptional regulator codes for MDTNRTWSVGEVAETSGITVRTLHHWDELGVLRPSRHSMGGRRRYTEDDLARLYVVLTLRGFGMSLDAIRRSLDGGVDVRRLLTDQVAQVDRAVTALVGLRSRLAAVLDTDEGADGRADLANPAELLALVRAARGADDAVARELSEQERERVAEGAAAVGPALPYLLEVEWPQLYRRAEELRRSGAAPDSAAVQQVVARMQELSARFGTGDGRGAGAAVRAAWRQEPAALSGESQAVAGPWRELAEFVEEARRIRSTP; via the coding sequence ATGGACACCAACAGGACGTGGTCGGTCGGCGAGGTGGCCGAGACGAGTGGCATCACGGTGCGCACGTTGCACCACTGGGACGAGCTCGGCGTCCTGCGCCCGAGTCGGCACAGCATGGGCGGCCGCCGCCGATACACCGAGGACGACCTGGCCCGGCTGTACGTCGTCCTCACCTTGCGCGGGTTCGGCATGTCGCTGGACGCGATCCGGCGCAGCCTGGACGGCGGCGTGGACGTCCGCCGGCTGCTCACCGACCAGGTGGCCCAGGTCGACCGCGCGGTGACGGCACTGGTCGGGCTGCGTTCGCGGCTGGCCGCCGTCCTGGACACCGACGAAGGCGCGGACGGCCGGGCGGACCTCGCCAACCCGGCGGAGCTGCTCGCGCTGGTGCGGGCCGCCCGCGGCGCGGACGACGCGGTCGCCCGGGAGCTGAGCGAGCAGGAGCGCGAGCGCGTGGCCGAGGGCGCCGCCGCGGTCGGGCCAGCGTTGCCGTACCTCCTCGAGGTCGAGTGGCCGCAGCTGTACCGCCGCGCGGAGGAGCTGCGGCGTTCGGGTGCGGCGCCGGACTCCGCCGCGGTCCAACAGGTCGTGGCGCGTATGCAGGAGCTGTCCGCCCGGTTCGGGACGGGCGACGGTAGGGGTGCCGGTGCGGCGGTCCGCGCCGCGTGGCGACAGGAACCGGCGGCGCTGTCGGGGGAGTCGCAGGCGGTGGCCGGGCCGTGGCGTGAGCTCGCCGAGTTCGTCGAGGAGGCCCGCCGCATCCGCTCCACGCCGTGA
- a CDS encoding SDR family oxidoreductase, whose product MEGTHGRGPMAGKTVLITGSTSGIGMSIALALASQGARVAITGRHRGRAEAAAQEIRTAGGQRVEVFLADLSSQVEVRRLAVEVLAALPRVDVLVNNVGGYWHNRHLTDDGLERTFALNHLAPFLLTHLLLDRLTLSAPARVVTVASNAHGMGRIDFDDLQGERAYSGARAYNQSKLANVMFSHELARRAAGSGVTANALHPGVVSTSFGADDPGRLQRWLVPLVRPVMKSPAQGAVTPVHLASDPELETVSGRYFVNRRVKASSKRSYDEAAAVWLWHASADLVGLPSTTARA is encoded by the coding sequence ATGGAGGGGACCCACGGACGTGGGCCGATGGCCGGCAAGACGGTGCTGATCACCGGGAGCACCTCCGGCATCGGGATGTCGATCGCTCTGGCACTGGCTTCCCAGGGAGCCCGCGTGGCGATCACCGGCAGGCATCGCGGGCGAGCGGAGGCAGCGGCCCAGGAGATCCGCACGGCCGGCGGCCAGCGAGTGGAGGTGTTCCTCGCGGACCTGTCGAGCCAGGTGGAGGTGCGCCGTCTGGCTGTCGAGGTGCTGGCGGCGCTGCCGCGGGTCGACGTCCTGGTCAACAACGTCGGCGGGTACTGGCACAACCGCCACCTCACGGACGACGGCCTGGAGCGCACGTTCGCCCTCAACCACCTCGCGCCGTTCCTGCTCACCCACCTGCTCCTGGACCGGCTCACGCTCAGCGCGCCCGCGCGCGTCGTCACCGTTGCCTCCAACGCCCATGGAATGGGTCGCATCGACTTCGACGACCTGCAAGGCGAACGTGCGTACTCCGGAGCACGGGCCTACAACCAGTCCAAGCTCGCCAACGTGATGTTCAGCCACGAGCTCGCCCGCCGTGCGGCTGGCTCCGGAGTCACCGCCAACGCGCTGCACCCTGGCGTCGTCAGCACGTCGTTCGGAGCCGACGACCCCGGCCGCCTCCAGCGGTGGCTGGTCCCGCTCGTGCGCCCGGTGATGAAGTCGCCCGCTCAGGGAGCCGTGACACCCGTCCACCTCGCCTCCGATCCCGAGCTCGAGACGGTGAGTGGCCGCTACTTCGTCAACCGCCGCGTGAAGGCCTCGTCCAAGCGCAGCTATGACGAGGCCGCCGCGGTGTGGCTCTGGCACGCGAGCGCCGACCTGGTCGGGCTCCCTTCGACGACGGCGCGGGCTTGA